A genomic stretch from Erwinia sp. E_sp_B01_1 includes:
- the hmpA gene encoding NO-inducible flavohemoprotein → MLDAKTIATVKASIPALVATGPRLTAHFYDRMFAHNPELKDIFNMSNQRNGNQREALFNAICAYASNIENLAALLPAVEKIAQKHTSFAVKPEQYQVVGTHLLATLDELLSPGQEVLDAWGKAYGVLAGVFIQREEQLYEQAEQKAGGWRTPRTFRISEIASQSEIIKSFILTPTDGQPVADYQPGQYLGVWVRNKTFANQEIRQYSLTRAPNKKDYRIAVRHEPGGTVSGWLHQHAQVGDEIQLAAPAGDFFLTLNPETPVTLISAGVGQTPMLAMLDVLAAQPHPSRVQWFHAADNGKRHAFREEVVTSAKKLPLFSQHIWYREPLEQDDGHYDSKGLMDLLPLESQLSDPATHYYLCGPLGFMQQIAAQLVKVGIEDDRIHYEVFGPHKVL, encoded by the coding sequence ATGTTAGACGCAAAAACTATCGCCACCGTAAAAGCTTCTATCCCTGCCCTTGTTGCTACTGGTCCCAGACTTACCGCCCATTTTTACGATCGGATGTTTGCCCATAATCCAGAGCTGAAAGACATTTTCAATATGAGTAATCAGCGTAACGGCAATCAGCGCGAAGCGTTGTTTAATGCCATTTGCGCTTATGCCAGCAATATTGAAAATCTGGCCGCCCTGTTACCCGCCGTAGAAAAAATCGCCCAAAAACATACCAGCTTTGCTGTAAAGCCTGAGCAATATCAGGTTGTCGGTACCCACCTGCTGGCCACGCTGGATGAATTACTCAGCCCTGGTCAGGAAGTTCTGGATGCCTGGGGCAAAGCTTACGGCGTGCTGGCCGGTGTTTTTATCCAGCGTGAAGAGCAGTTGTATGAGCAGGCGGAACAAAAGGCGGGAGGATGGCGTACCCCGAGAACGTTTCGTATCAGCGAGATCGCCTCACAAAGTGAAATCATCAAAAGCTTTATTCTTACCCCTACAGATGGCCAGCCCGTGGCGGATTATCAGCCGGGGCAGTATCTGGGCGTCTGGGTGCGTAATAAAACCTTCGCTAATCAGGAGATCCGCCAGTATTCACTGACGCGCGCGCCAAACAAAAAAGATTATCGCATTGCCGTACGCCACGAGCCGGGCGGCACCGTCTCAGGCTGGCTGCATCAGCACGCACAGGTGGGTGATGAAATTCAGCTTGCAGCACCGGCCGGGGACTTTTTCCTGACCCTGAACCCGGAAACTCCGGTCACTTTGATTTCGGCTGGGGTGGGCCAGACGCCGATGCTGGCTATGCTGGATGTGCTGGCTGCTCAACCGCACCCTTCACGCGTGCAATGGTTCCACGCCGCAGACAACGGCAAGCGCCATGCCTTCCGCGAAGAAGTGGTGACGTCGGCGAAAAAACTGCCGCTCTTTTCACAACATATCTGGTACCGCGAACCTCTTGAGCAGGATGATGGGCACTATGACAGTAAAGGACTGATGGATTTGCTGCCGCTGGAGAGCCAGCTAAGTGACCCGGCGACGCACTACTATCTGTGTGGCCCGCTGGGCTTTATGCAGCAGATTGCCGCGCAGTTGGTGAAGGTGGGCATTGAGGATGACCGTATTCATTATGAAGTTTTTGGCCCACACAAGGTGTTGTAA
- the glnB gene encoding nitrogen regulatory protein P-II, whose protein sequence is MKKIDAIIKPFKLDDVREALAEVGITGMTVTEVKGFGRQKGHTELYRGAEYMVDFLPKVKIELVIADDIVDTCVEAIMRTAQTGKIGDGKIFVFDVARVVRIRTGEEDEEAI, encoded by the coding sequence ATGAAAAAAATCGATGCGATTATCAAACCGTTCAAGCTGGACGACGTGCGTGAAGCGCTGGCCGAAGTCGGCATTACCGGGATGACCGTAACCGAAGTAAAAGGCTTTGGTCGTCAGAAAGGGCACACCGAACTTTACCGTGGCGCTGAGTACATGGTGGATTTTCTGCCGAAGGTAAAGATTGAGCTGGTGATAGCTGACGATATCGTTGATACTTGTGTGGAAGCTATCATGCGCACCGCGCAAACCGGTAAAATTGGCGATGGCAAAATTTTCGTCTTTGATGTGGCACGCGTAGTGCGCATCCGTACCGGTGAGGAAGACGAAGAGGCGATCTGA
- the glrR gene encoding two-component system response regulator GlrR, with product MIKKSANLLLVDDDPSLLKLLGMRLSSEGFSVQTAGSGPEALRLLQREKIDLVISDLRMDEMNGLALFSEVQKQQPGMPVIILTAHGSIPEAVSATQQGVFSFLTKPVDRDALYSAIDQALAHRAPASDDAWRESIVTRSPIMLRLLEQARMVAQSDVSVLINGQSGTGKEILAQAIHAASPRADHAFIAINCGALPEQLLESELFGHARGAFTGAVSHREGLFQAAEGGTLFLDEIGDMPQALQVKLLRVLQERKVRPLGSNHDQDINVRILSATHRDLPKAMEKKEFREDLFYRLNVVNLKIPALHERAEDIPLLANHLLKQSAERHKPFVRSFSTDAMKRLIAASWPGNVRQLVNVIEQCVALSSAPVIGEALVEQALVGENTALPTFVEARNQFELNYLRKLLQMTKGNVTHAARLAGRNRTEFYKLLSRHELDASDFKE from the coding sequence ATGATCAAAAAATCCGCTAATTTACTGCTGGTGGATGACGATCCCAGCCTGTTAAAGCTGTTAGGCATGCGTCTGAGCAGCGAAGGTTTCAGCGTTCAGACCGCCGGTAGTGGGCCGGAAGCGCTGCGTCTGTTGCAGCGTGAGAAGATCGATCTGGTGATCAGCGATCTGCGGATGGATGAAATGAATGGCCTTGCGCTGTTCAGCGAAGTGCAGAAACAGCAGCCTGGAATGCCGGTAATTATTCTGACGGCGCATGGCTCAATCCCTGAGGCCGTCTCCGCTACCCAGCAGGGCGTCTTCAGCTTTCTGACCAAACCCGTTGACCGCGATGCCTTATACAGCGCTATCGATCAGGCCCTTGCGCACCGTGCTCCGGCCAGTGATGACGCCTGGCGTGAAAGTATTGTCACCCGTAGCCCGATCATGCTGCGCCTGCTGGAGCAGGCAAGGATGGTGGCGCAGTCTGACGTCAGCGTACTGATCAACGGGCAGAGCGGGACGGGGAAGGAAATTCTGGCGCAGGCCATCCATGCTGCCAGCCCTCGCGCAGACCATGCGTTTATTGCCATTAACTGCGGCGCGTTGCCTGAACAACTGCTTGAATCAGAACTGTTTGGTCATGCCAGGGGCGCTTTTACCGGCGCCGTGAGCCATCGTGAAGGGTTGTTCCAGGCGGCAGAAGGAGGAACCCTGTTCCTCGATGAGATTGGCGATATGCCTCAGGCGCTTCAGGTCAAGCTGCTACGCGTGTTGCAGGAGCGTAAAGTTCGTCCGTTAGGCAGCAACCACGACCAGGATATCAATGTTCGTATCCTCTCTGCTACCCATCGCGATCTGCCTAAAGCTATGGAGAAGAAAGAGTTTCGCGAAGATCTTTTCTACCGCCTGAACGTGGTCAATCTGAAGATCCCGGCGCTGCATGAACGGGCAGAAGACATTCCTTTGCTGGCCAACCATCTGCTGAAGCAGTCGGCCGAGCGGCATAAACCCTTTGTCCGCAGTTTTTCTACCGACGCCATGAAGCGTCTGATAGCGGCGAGCTGGCCGGGAAATGTTCGTCAACTGGTTAACGTGATTGAGCAGTGTGTGGCACTGAGTTCCGCTCCGGTGATTGGCGAGGCGCTGGTGGAGCAAGCGCTGGTAGGGGAAAACACCGCATTGCCGACATTTGTGGAAGCCCGTAATCAGTTTGAACTCAACTATTTACGCAAGCTGTTACAGATGACCAAAGGCAACGTGACCCATGCCGCACGCCTTGCCGGACGTAACCGCACGGAATTCTATAAGCTACTTTCACGCCACGAGCTGGATGCGTCTGATTTTAAAGAGTAG
- the qseG gene encoding two-component system QseEF-associated lipoprotein QseG has product MRTLPFSAALTVLAMMLAACSSKHPDPAMTVNGKPLAEPEIKIVDFQLVDCGHVWDIDNDKAMTNSLYWLRAMDCALRLSPAEARAEARRWPAVNWENAFKQGVLLANGNVTPVERRQFMLRLDAFSSDFPSSARPLIQLWRDDQMGLLQLSEERTRYHHLQQSHDAELDALRHQQVNLTKELSVTRRKLESLTDIERQLSSRRSPDASDSGHAEKNGQPESKAPATDPEETAQP; this is encoded by the coding sequence ATGAGAACGCTCCCCTTTTCCGCTGCTTTGACCGTGCTGGCCATGATGCTGGCGGCCTGTAGCAGTAAACATCCCGACCCGGCAATGACCGTCAACGGTAAACCCCTGGCTGAACCTGAAATTAAAATTGTCGATTTTCAACTGGTGGACTGTGGCCATGTCTGGGACATCGACAATGACAAAGCGATGACCAATTCGCTCTACTGGCTGCGGGCCATGGATTGCGCGTTACGTCTCTCGCCTGCCGAGGCGCGTGCCGAAGCACGACGCTGGCCTGCGGTTAACTGGGAAAATGCGTTTAAACAGGGCGTATTGCTGGCGAACGGCAACGTCACTCCCGTTGAGCGGCGACAATTTATGCTGCGGCTGGATGCCTTCAGCTCAGACTTTCCCTCCTCAGCAAGGCCATTAATTCAGCTGTGGCGCGACGATCAGATGGGGCTGCTGCAGCTTTCTGAAGAGCGCACGCGCTATCATCATTTGCAGCAGAGCCACGATGCGGAGCTGGATGCCCTGCGTCATCAGCAGGTCAACCTGACCAAAGAGCTCAGCGTCACCCGCCGTAAGCTGGAGTCCCTGACCGATATCGAAAGGCAGCTCTCTTCCCGCCGCTCTCCGGATGCCTCCGATTCCGGCCACGCTGAAAAAAACGGTCAGCCAGAGAGTAAGGCACCGGCTACAGACCCAGAGGAAACAGCCCAGCCATGA
- a CDS encoding HAMP domain-containing sensor histidine kinase, whose protein sequence is MKKWRLFPRSLRQLVLMAFLLVLLPLLVLAWQAWESLSALSERAADTNRTTLTDVRRSEAMARTALELERSYRQYCVLDDAMLANLYQTQRTKYSQMLDEQASVLPGSQITDTLHRSLSQLNKISCDNSSPVKTSAAALEAFSQANAQLVQSTREVVFSRGLQLQREIAERGQYFGWQALILFLLSLGLVLLFTRMIIGPVKAVEKMINRLGEGRPLSHNLAYKGPRELRSLGQRILWLSERLAWLESQRHEFLRHISHELKTPLASMREGTALLADEVVGKLTPDQQEVVSILDQSSRHLQRLIEQLLDYNRKLSEAPVAMGEVQLEPLINSIVSSHSLTARAKMMQTEVTLPVSACRADATLLTRAIDNLYSNAIHYGGESGTIWIRSRQQGRKVLIEVANTGTPIPETEKKMIFEPFFQGNQQRKGAVKGSGLGLSIARDCIHRLQGDLQLVSSEKADVCFRIELNAIVGKA, encoded by the coding sequence GTGAAAAAATGGCGTTTATTCCCCCGTTCCCTGCGTCAGCTTGTACTGATGGCCTTCCTGCTGGTATTACTGCCGCTGCTAGTGCTTGCCTGGCAGGCGTGGGAGAGTCTTTCAGCCCTCAGTGAACGAGCGGCCGATACCAACCGCACAACCCTGACCGACGTCCGTCGCAGCGAAGCTATGGCGCGAACTGCGCTGGAGCTGGAACGCAGCTACCGGCAATACTGTGTGCTTGACGATGCCATGCTGGCCAATCTCTATCAGACTCAGCGTACCAAATACAGCCAGATGCTTGATGAACAAGCTTCCGTACTGCCTGGCAGTCAAATCACTGATACCCTCCACCGTTCACTCAGCCAGCTGAACAAAATCAGCTGTGATAACAGTAGTCCTGTTAAAACCTCCGCCGCCGCACTGGAAGCGTTCTCGCAGGCAAATGCCCAACTGGTGCAGTCCACCCGTGAAGTGGTGTTTTCACGCGGTCTTCAACTTCAGCGTGAAATAGCCGAGCGCGGCCAGTATTTTGGCTGGCAGGCGCTGATCCTCTTCCTGCTCAGCCTGGGTCTGGTTCTGCTGTTTACCCGGATGATTATCGGGCCAGTGAAAGCGGTGGAGAAGATGATCAACCGGTTAGGGGAGGGCAGGCCGCTGAGCCATAATCTGGCCTATAAAGGCCCGCGTGAGTTACGCTCCCTCGGGCAACGGATCCTCTGGCTCAGTGAGCGACTGGCGTGGCTGGAATCCCAGCGCCATGAGTTTCTGCGTCATATCTCCCATGAGCTGAAAACGCCGCTCGCCAGTATGCGTGAAGGAACGGCACTGCTGGCGGATGAGGTGGTAGGCAAGCTGACGCCCGATCAGCAGGAAGTGGTCAGCATCCTGGATCAAAGCAGCCGGCATCTGCAGCGGCTGATTGAACAGCTGCTGGATTACAACCGCAAACTCTCCGAAGCGCCCGTGGCTATGGGCGAGGTGCAGCTTGAGCCGCTGATAAACAGCATTGTCAGCTCCCACAGCCTGACGGCACGCGCTAAAATGATGCAGACGGAAGTGACGCTTCCGGTCAGTGCCTGTCGGGCCGATGCCACGCTTCTGACGCGGGCCATCGATAATCTCTATTCGAATGCGATACACTATGGCGGCGAATCCGGTACCATCTGGATCCGCAGTCGCCAGCAGGGGCGGAAAGTGCTGATTGAGGTAGCCAATACCGGTACGCCAATTCCTGAAACTGAGAAAAAAATGATTTTTGAGCCTTTCTTTCAGGGCAACCAGCAGCGCAAGGGTGCCGTGAAAGGTAGCGGGCTTGGCCTCAGCATAGCCAGAGACTGTATTCATCGTCTGCAGGGCGATCTGCAACTGGTGAGCAGTGAAAAGGCCGACGTCTGTTTTCGTATCGAACTCAACGCCATAGTCGGGAAGGCATAA
- the purL gene encoding phosphoribosylformylglycinamidine synthase, translated as MMEILRGSPALSAFRITKLLARFQDAHLPVSDIYAEYVHFADVSTPLNADEKARLQRLLKYGPSLAEHTPEGRLILVTPRPGTISPWSSKATDIAHNCDLPQVLRLERGLAFYVKAPQLTEAQWSQLAALLHDRMMEIVLSELSQAEQLFAHHQPAPLQSVDVLGEGREALDKANRKLGLALADDEIDYLLAAFEKLGRNPNDIELYMFAQANSEHCRHKIFNADWVIDGEQQPKSLFKMIKNTFEKTPDHVLSAYKDNAAVMEGSQVGRFYADAEKGQYDFHQEEAHILMKVETHNHPTAISPWPGAATGSGGEIRDEGATGRGAKPKAGLVGFSVSNLRIPGFEQPWEEDFGKPDRIVTALDIMTEGPLGGAAFNNEFGRPALNGYFRTYEEQVNSHNGVELRGYHKPIMLAGGIGNIRADHVQKGEITVGAKLIVLGGPAMNIGLGGGAASSMASGQSDADLDFASVQRDNPEMERRCQEVIDRCWELGQDNPILFIHDVGAGGLSNAMPELVSDGERGGRFNLRDILNDEQGMSPLEVWCNESQERYVMAVAPEKLAQFDALCKRERAPYAVIGEATEEMHLSLSDSHFDNKPIDMPLDVLLGKTPKMTRDVTTLKAQGEALVREGITVADAVNRVLHLPAVAEKTFLVTIGDRSVTGMVARDQMVGPWQIPVANCAVTTASLDSYYGEAMALGERAPVALLDFAASGRLAVGEAITNIAATQIGSLKRIKLSANWMAAAGHPGEDAGLYEAVKAVGEELCPALGITIPVGKDSMSMKTRWQHGTEQREMTSPMSLVITAFARVEDVRRTVIPQLQPQQDNALLLIDLGQGVNALGATALSQVYRQLGDKPADVRDAQQLAGFFNAMQALVAEGKLLAYHDRSDGGLLVTLAEMAFTGHCGIEADIASLGSDALAALFNEELGAVIQVAAADRAHVEQVFADQGLGKCVHFLGKALQGDRFVITSGDSAVYSESRTTLRTWWAETTWQMQRLRDNPECADQEHEAKKNDLDPGLNVDLTFKPEEDIAAPYIATGARPKVAVLREQGVNSHIEMAAAFHRAGFDAVDVHMSDLLAGRRGLEDFQTLVACGGFSYGDVLGAGEGWAKSILFNTRVRDEFETFFHRPQTLALGVCNGCQMMSNLRELIPGSEAWPRFVRNQSERFEARFSLVEVAASPSLMLDGMVGSRMPIAVSHGEGFVEVRDNSHLATLESKGLVALRFVDHFGKVTQHYPANPNGSPNGITAVTNESGRVTIMMPHPERVFRTVSNSWHPAEWGEDSPWMRIFRNARKQLG; from the coding sequence TTGATGGAAATTCTGCGTGGTTCGCCCGCTCTGTCGGCATTTCGTATTACCAAACTGCTGGCTCGCTTTCAGGACGCTCACCTGCCGGTGAGTGATATTTACGCTGAGTACGTCCATTTCGCCGACGTCAGCACGCCTCTTAACGCGGATGAAAAAGCCCGTTTACAGCGCCTGCTGAAATACGGTCCCTCTCTCGCCGAACATACTCCGGAAGGGCGCCTGATTCTGGTCACGCCTCGTCCTGGAACGATTTCGCCGTGGTCTTCTAAAGCGACCGACATCGCACACAACTGCGATTTACCTCAGGTACTTCGTCTTGAGCGTGGTCTGGCCTTCTATGTAAAAGCGCCACAGCTGACTGAAGCACAGTGGTCACAGCTGGCCGCTCTGCTGCACGATCGCATGATGGAAATCGTTCTCAGTGAACTCAGCCAGGCTGAGCAATTATTTGCTCACCACCAGCCCGCTCCGCTGCAGAGTGTTGATGTGCTGGGCGAAGGCCGTGAAGCGCTGGATAAAGCCAACCGTAAACTGGGTCTGGCGCTGGCCGATGATGAGATCGACTATCTGCTGGCAGCGTTTGAAAAACTGGGGCGCAACCCGAACGACATTGAGCTGTACATGTTTGCTCAGGCCAACTCTGAGCACTGCCGCCACAAGATCTTCAACGCCGACTGGGTGATTGATGGCGAGCAACAGCCTAAATCGCTGTTCAAAATGATCAAAAACACCTTTGAGAAAACGCCGGACCACGTGCTGTCTGCCTATAAAGACAACGCCGCGGTAATGGAAGGCTCTCAGGTTGGTCGCTTCTACGCTGACGCAGAGAAGGGCCAGTATGATTTCCATCAGGAAGAAGCGCATATCCTGATGAAAGTTGAAACGCACAACCACCCAACGGCAATCTCCCCCTGGCCGGGTGCGGCTACCGGTTCAGGTGGCGAAATCCGTGATGAGGGTGCAACCGGTCGCGGCGCAAAACCTAAAGCGGGCCTGGTGGGTTTCTCCGTTTCTAACCTGCGTATTCCTGGCTTTGAACAGCCGTGGGAAGAAGATTTTGGGAAGCCAGACCGCATTGTTACCGCGCTGGATATCATGACCGAAGGTCCACTGGGCGGAGCAGCCTTTAACAACGAATTTGGCCGTCCTGCCCTGAATGGCTACTTCCGTACCTACGAAGAGCAGGTCAACAGCCACAATGGCGTTGAGCTACGTGGCTACCACAAGCCGATCATGCTGGCAGGCGGGATTGGCAACATCCGTGCCGATCACGTGCAGAAAGGTGAAATCACCGTCGGCGCCAAACTGATTGTGCTGGGTGGCCCGGCGATGAATATCGGTCTGGGCGGCGGCGCAGCTTCTTCAATGGCCTCCGGCCAGTCCGATGCCGATCTGGATTTCGCTTCAGTACAGCGTGACAACCCGGAAATGGAGCGTCGCTGTCAGGAAGTGATTGACCGTTGCTGGGAGCTGGGCCAGGACAACCCGATTCTGTTCATCCATGACGTAGGTGCGGGCGGGCTCTCTAACGCCATGCCGGAACTGGTCAGTGATGGCGAGCGCGGTGGCCGTTTCAACCTGCGTGATATCCTGAACGATGAGCAGGGCATGAGCCCGCTGGAAGTCTGGTGTAATGAATCTCAGGAACGTTACGTCATGGCCGTGGCTCCCGAGAAGCTGGCACAGTTCGATGCACTCTGTAAGCGTGAACGTGCGCCTTATGCGGTGATCGGCGAAGCTACTGAAGAGATGCACCTGTCCCTTTCTGACAGCCACTTCGATAACAAACCTATTGATATGCCGCTGGACGTGCTGCTGGGTAAAACGCCTAAAATGACCCGCGATGTCACCACGCTTAAGGCGCAGGGTGAGGCTCTGGTCCGTGAAGGCATTACCGTCGCTGACGCCGTGAATCGCGTACTGCACCTGCCTGCTGTGGCGGAAAAAACGTTCCTCGTGACCATCGGCGACCGTTCCGTTACCGGGATGGTCGCTCGTGACCAGATGGTCGGACCCTGGCAGATCCCGGTAGCTAACTGTGCAGTGACCACTGCCAGCCTCGACAGCTACTACGGCGAAGCGATGGCGCTGGGCGAACGTGCACCGGTTGCCCTGCTGGACTTCGCAGCCTCTGGCCGTCTGGCCGTGGGCGAAGCGATCACCAACATCGCGGCAACGCAGATTGGATCGCTCAAGCGTATCAAGCTCTCTGCTAACTGGATGGCCGCTGCCGGTCACCCTGGTGAAGATGCTGGCTTATATGAAGCGGTTAAAGCCGTGGGTGAAGAGCTTTGTCCGGCGCTGGGGATTACTATCCCGGTCGGCAAAGATTCCATGTCGATGAAAACCCGCTGGCAGCACGGCACCGAACAGCGCGAGATGACCTCTCCGATGTCGCTGGTGATCACCGCCTTTGCCCGTGTTGAAGATGTTCGCCGCACGGTAATTCCTCAGCTGCAACCTCAGCAGGACAATGCGCTGTTGCTGATCGACCTCGGCCAGGGCGTAAATGCGCTGGGCGCGACCGCTCTGTCACAGGTTTACCGTCAGTTGGGTGACAAGCCTGCCGATGTGCGTGATGCGCAGCAGCTGGCTGGCTTCTTCAACGCCATGCAGGCGCTGGTTGCCGAAGGCAAACTGCTGGCCTATCACGACCGTTCAGACGGTGGACTGCTGGTCACGCTGGCCGAGATGGCCTTCACCGGGCATTGCGGCATCGAAGCGGATATCGCCTCGCTGGGCAGCGATGCTCTTGCTGCCCTGTTTAATGAAGAACTGGGTGCAGTGATTCAGGTCGCTGCTGCCGACCGTGCTCACGTTGAGCAGGTGTTTGCAGATCAGGGTCTGGGTAAATGTGTTCACTTCCTGGGCAAGGCGCTGCAGGGCGACCGTTTTGTCATCACTTCGGGTGACTCAGCAGTCTACAGCGAAAGCCGTACCACACTGCGTACCTGGTGGGCTGAAACCACCTGGCAGATGCAGCGTCTGCGCGACAACCCTGAATGTGCCGATCAGGAACATGAAGCCAAGAAGAACGACCTTGATCCGGGCCTGAACGTAGATCTGACGTTTAAGCCGGAAGAAGATATCGCGGCACCTTACATTGCTACCGGCGCACGTCCTAAAGTTGCCGTGCTGCGTGAGCAGGGCGTGAACTCTCACATTGAAATGGCCGCGGCATTCCATCGCGCCGGTTTCGATGCGGTAGATGTGCATATGAGCGATCTGCTGGCAGGACGTCGTGGCCTGGAAGATTTCCAGACGCTGGTGGCCTGTGGCGGCTTCTCCTACGGTGACGTGCTGGGCGCTGGGGAAGGCTGGGCGAAATCCATTCTCTTCAATACCCGCGTGCGTGATGAGTTTGAAACCTTCTTCCACCGTCCGCAAACGCTGGCGCTGGGCGTCTGTAACGGTTGCCAGATGATGTCGAATCTGCGTGAACTGATCCCTGGCAGCGAAGCCTGGCCACGCTTTGTGCGCAACCAGTCCGAGCGTTTCGAAGCGCGCTTCAGCCTGGTGGAAGTGGCCGCAAGCCCTTCACTGATGCTGGATGGCATGGTGGGATCGCGGATGCCAATCGCCGTTTCTCACGGGGAAGGTTTTGTTGAGGTGCGTGATAATTCGCATCTGGCCACGCTGGAGAGTAAAGGTCTGGTGGCGCTGCGTTTCGTTGACCACTTCGGCAAGGTTACCCAGCACTATCCGGCGAACCCTAACGGTTCACCGAATGGTATCACCGCCGTAACCAACGAAAGTGGTCGTGTGACCATCATGATGCCGCATCCGGAACGTGTGTTCCGTACCGTCAGCAACTCCTGGCATCCGGCAGAGTGGGGCGAAGACAGCCCGTGGATGCGTATCTTCCGCAATGCGCGTAAACAGCTTGGTTAA
- the mltF gene encoding membrane-bound lytic murein transglycosylase MltF — protein MKRLKFNYLFIGLVTVLLALALWPAIPWYGGQQDQIEQIKSRGVLRVSTLNSPLTYYTINKAPAGMDYELAKRFADYLGVKLKITVRQNLSDLFDDLEDDKADVLAAGLIYNNDRFSHFRTGPTYYSVSQQLVYRMGKPRPKSLGDIHGRLTVASDSAYLATLRGIKQNQYPDLDWAISTDQSPTSLLEAVADGKLDYTVGDSVSIALLQRIHPQLAVAFDITDEEPITWYMQRDQDDSLNAALLDYFNQMGEEGAMARLDEKYLGHVGTFDYVDTRTFLRAIDGTLPDIRPLFEKYASEIDWRLLAAISYQESHWNPQATSPTGVRGMMMLTRNTAESLNVSDRTDPEQSIRGGSQYLTRMMEKVPPTIPEDERIWFALAAYNMGYAHMLDARKLTEKQKGNPDSWADVKQRLPMLSQKRYYSQTNYGYARGQEAYNYVENIRLYQMSLVGYLQDQERKLAQRAAYEAEMGEGYPVVAPKIALN, from the coding sequence TTGAAACGCCTTAAATTTAATTATCTGTTTATCGGTCTGGTTACCGTGCTGCTTGCGCTGGCACTGTGGCCTGCCATCCCCTGGTATGGGGGACAGCAGGACCAGATAGAACAGATAAAATCACGGGGAGTGCTACGTGTCAGCACCCTGAACTCCCCGCTGACTTACTACACAATCAATAAAGCCCCAGCGGGAATGGATTATGAGCTGGCGAAACGCTTCGCCGATTATCTGGGGGTGAAACTGAAAATCACCGTGCGCCAGAACCTCAGCGACCTGTTTGACGATCTGGAAGATGATAAGGCGGACGTTCTGGCAGCAGGATTAATTTACAACAACGATCGCTTTTCTCATTTCCGCACTGGCCCTACTTATTACTCTGTCTCCCAACAGCTGGTTTACCGGATGGGGAAACCCCGGCCTAAAAGCCTGGGGGATATTCATGGCCGCCTGACCGTGGCTTCTGATTCTGCCTATCTCGCCACGCTGCGCGGTATCAAGCAGAACCAGTATCCCGACCTGGACTGGGCTATTTCCACCGATCAGAGCCCTACCTCGCTGCTTGAAGCTGTGGCCGATGGAAAACTGGACTACACCGTGGGTGATTCAGTTTCCATAGCCCTGCTGCAACGCATCCACCCACAGCTGGCCGTGGCTTTTGATATCACCGATGAAGAGCCCATCACCTGGTATATGCAGCGCGATCAGGATGACAGCCTGAACGCGGCTCTGCTCGACTACTTCAACCAGATGGGTGAAGAAGGGGCGATGGCACGGCTGGACGAGAAGTATCTCGGTCATGTGGGCACCTTTGATTATGTCGATACGCGCACTTTCCTGCGGGCAATTGATGGGACGTTGCCGGATATTCGCCCTCTGTTTGAAAAATATGCCAGCGAGATAGACTGGCGGTTGCTGGCGGCAATTTCCTATCAGGAGTCGCACTGGAATCCTCAGGCAACGTCGCCGACCGGGGTACGGGGCATGATGATGCTGACGCGCAATACTGCGGAAAGCCTCAACGTCAGCGACAGAACCGATCCTGAGCAGAGTATCCGTGGCGGCAGCCAGTACCTGACGCGAATGATGGAAAAAGTGCCACCAACCATCCCGGAAGATGAGCGTATCTGGTTTGCGCTGGCGGCGTACAACATGGGTTATGCCCATATGCTGGATGCCCGCAAGCTGACAGAGAAGCAAAAAGGCAACCCGGACAGCTGGGCGGATGTGAAGCAGCGTCTGCCGATGCTGAGCCAGAAGCGTTACTACAGCCAGACCAACTACGGCTATGCACGGGGTCAGGAAGCCTATAACTACGTGGAGAATATCCGCCTCTATCAGATGAGCCTGGTTGGCTATCTGCAGGACCAGGAACGTAAACTGGCCCAGCGTGCGGCGTATGAAGCTGAGATGGGTGAAGGCTATCCGGTCGTGGCGCCAAAAATTGCCCTGAATTAA